Proteins found in one Arachis stenosperma cultivar V10309 chromosome 8, arast.V10309.gnm1.PFL2, whole genome shotgun sequence genomic segment:
- the LOC130946317 gene encoding 2-oxoglutarate-dependent dioxygenase 19-like encodes MASAASPSEITSIKAFAESNGSSPIPSTYHSLTEPRDDVADHLACSIPVIDFSHLTSHDPQIHASTVHQLANACAQWGFFLLTNHGISEKLMEEVMEKSHEFHNLPLEEKEEFADKGPLTAIRHGTSFHPQAEKLHYWRDYLKVITLPQFNFPHKPPGYKEIAFEYSRKIRGVARELLKGISESLGLDAESIIESTGFDSGLQIFAVNLYPPCPEPDLAVGLPPHSDHGLLTLLTQNGIGGLQVKHTGKWVNVNPLPNCLIVNTGDQLEAVSNGRYKSVMHRAVLNNRDTRISLVLVNGPDLDKEIGPALGLLEKEDPLFKTMKYRDYFEIQQMTRFAYKSGLDEIRHN; translated from the exons ATGGCTTCTGCTGCATCACCATCTGAGATAACAAGCATAAAAGCATTTGCAGAATCAAATGGTTCGTCTCCCATCCCTTCCACCTACCACTCCCTAACAGAACCCCGTGATGATGTCGCCGACCACCTTGCATGCTCAATCCCAGTCATTGACTTCTCTCACCTCACTTCCCATGACCCTCAAATCCACGCCTCAACCGTCCACCAACTCGCCAACGCCTGCGCCCAATGGGGTTTCTTCCTG CTGACGAATCATGGGATCTCGGAGAAACTGATGGAGGAAGTGATGGAAAAGAGTCACGAGTTTCACAACCTTCCATTGGAAGAAAAGGAGGAGTTTGCGGATAAAGGGCCTTTAACAGCAATAAGGCATGGAACTAGCTTCCATCCTCAAGCTGAGAAGCTTCATTATTGGAGAGATTATCTCAAAGTCATCACACTCCCCCAATTCAACTTCCCTCACAAACCACCTGGTTACAA GGAGATTGCATTTGAATATAGCCGAAAAATAAGAGGTGTAGCAAGGGAATTGCTTAAAGGAATCTCAGAGAGCTTGGGATTGGATGCTGAGTCAATAATAGAGTCAACGGGTTTTGACTCAGGGTTGCAGATATTTGCTGTGAACCTGTACCCGCCATGTCCAGAGCCAGACCTTGCTGTTGGGTTGCCTCCACATTCAGATCATGGCCTTCTCACACTCCTCACTCAGAATGGAATTGGAGGTCTTCAGGTCAAACACACTGGCAAATGGGTCAACGTTAATCCCCTCCCTAATTGCCTCATTGTCAACACTGGGGATCAACTTGAG GCTGTGAGTAATGGGAGGTACAAAAGTGTGATGCACAGAGCAGTACTTAACAATCGTGACACCAGGATTAGCCTTGTGCTTGTAAATGGGCCTGATCTCGATAAGGAAATTGGGCCTGCACTGGGCCTGTTGGAGAAGGAGGACCCATTGTTCAAAACCATGAAATACAGGGACTATTTTGAAATTCAGCAGATGACTCGATTTGCTTATAAAAGTGGCTTGGACGAGATTCGCCATAACTGA
- the LOC130943356 gene encoding protein BOBBER 1, with product MAIISDFNEDDNKETRTKPSSSSSQYPSSSSSSSSSFSASFDPSNPVAFLQKVFDFVNQESDFFGTDAAEKEIASLARATRDKRKKKAEELKAAATAEAEAKKKAEKRLKEEKEDKSAQDTKKQESAAKIVPNKGNGMDLEKYSWTQTLQEVTVNVPVPSGTKSRFVICEIKKNHIKVGLKGQPPIIEGELYKPVKPDDCYWSIEDQSAISILLTKHDQMEWWKCLVKGDPEIDTQKVEPENSKLSDLDPETRQTVEKMMFDQRQKSMGLPTSDELQKQELLKKFMAEHPEMDFSRAKIA from the exons ATGGCGATAATCTCCGATTTCAACGAAGATGACAACAAAGAAACTCGCACCAAACCCTCATCTTCCTCCTCTCAAtacccttcttcttcttcttcttcctcctcatcgttcagcgccagcttcgATCCCTCAAATCCCGTCGCTTTTCTCCAGAAGGTCTTCGATTTCGTCAACCAAGAAAGTGACTTCTTTGGAACTGACGCGGCAGAGAAAGAGATCGCCTCACTGGCACGTGCCACTAGGGACAAGCGCAAGAAGAAAGCGGAGGAGCTCAAGGCTGCCGCCACCGCCGAGGCTGAAGCCAAAAAGAAGGCAGAGAAGAGGCtgaaggaggagaaggaggataAGTCTGCTCAAGACACGAAGAAACAAGAATCTGCTGCTAAAATAG TTCCTAACAAAGGTAATGGTATGGATCTGGAGAAATATTCCTGGACTCAGACTCTACAGGAGGTCACTGTTAATGTTCCGGTGCCAAGTGGAACAAAATCAAGGTTTGTTATCTGTGAGATTAAGAAGAACCATATAAAAGTTGGACTTAAAGGCCAGCCACCAATTATTGAG GGGGAACTATATAAGCCTGTCAAGCCTGATGACTGCTATTGGAGCATAG AGGATCAAAGTGCGATTTCTATCCTTTTAACCAAGCATGATCAAATGGAGTGGTGGAAATGCTTGGTAAAAGGTGATCCTGAAATTGATACCCAAAAAGTTGAACCTGAGAATAGCAAACTTTCTGATCTCGATCCAGAGACTCGGCAGACTGTTGAAAAAATGATG TTTGATCAGAGGCAAAAGTCAATGGGCCTTCCAACCAGTGATGAACTCCAAAAGCAAGAACTCCTAAAGAAATTTATGGCTGAG CATCCGGAGATGGACTTCTCAAGGGCAAAAATAGCATAA